From Bacteroidota bacterium, a single genomic window includes:
- a CDS encoding WbqC family protein, with protein MDFSTVVPSGYLPPITYFTAICSGNSTVIDQFEYFEKQTYRNRCEILSANGILKLVIPLDDRKNKSIVKDCRISYKENWQKKHWKSIESAYNRSPYFEFYKDDFIAFYEKSNNVFLIDFNTDLLNLVLKLLKIKKEITLSSEYIEKSILLNKLDLRTHFHNNSETIVHPTKKYIQVFSDKFGFVPNLSIIDLLFNCGPEATSYL; from the coding sequence ATGGATTTTTCTACAGTTGTCCCTTCGGGGTACTTACCTCCAATTACTTATTTTACTGCGATTTGTTCCGGAAATTCTACGGTTATTGATCAATTTGAATATTTTGAAAAACAAACGTATAGAAACCGATGCGAAATTTTATCGGCAAATGGTATTTTAAAATTGGTTATTCCGTTAGACGACAGGAAAAATAAATCGATAGTTAAAGATTGTAGAATATCGTATAAAGAAAACTGGCAAAAAAAACATTGGAAGTCAATAGAATCGGCATACAATCGCTCTCCGTATTTTGAATTTTACAAAGATGATTTCATTGCCTTTTACGAAAAATCAAACAACGTGTTTTTAATCGATTTTAATACAGATTTATTAAATCTAGTTTTAAAGCTATTAAAAATAAAAAAAGAAATCACCCTATCGTCTGAATACATAGAAAAATCGATACTTTTGAATAAGTTAGATTTGAGAACACATTTTCACAACAACTCAGAAACGATAGTACATCCTACAAAAAAATACATTCAAGTATTTTCTGACAAATTTGGGTTCGTTCCTAACTTAAGCATTATCGATTTGCTGTTTAATTGCGGCCCGGAAGCAACAAGCTATTTATAA
- a CDS encoding 1-acyl-sn-glycerol-3-phosphate acyltransferase: MKYINEEVLRINKQYIIVANHNSHIDTVAILSVVPFKKLKSVHPVAAGDYFGSSPVKAFFTKAFVNAILIPRKRAEKPGDPDPIEIMQGVLAKGESIIIFPEGSRGEPEKFQKFKKGIGLLLKDFPDVPFIPVYMQGLGKSLPKGDTVLVPHDSTILFGRPHFVKSQNVDEIVLQIEEAIKSMEPKLN; the protein is encoded by the coding sequence GTGAAATACATTAATGAAGAGGTTTTGCGAATAAATAAACAATATATCATTGTGGCAAATCATAATAGCCATATTGATACGGTAGCAATTTTATCGGTAGTACCGTTTAAAAAACTTAAAAGTGTGCATCCAGTAGCTGCAGGAGATTATTTTGGTTCATCTCCCGTAAAAGCATTTTTTACCAAGGCATTTGTAAATGCCATATTAATTCCCAGAAAGCGTGCGGAAAAGCCCGGAGACCCCGATCCAATTGAGATTATGCAAGGCGTGTTAGCAAAAGGCGAATCTATAATTATTTTTCCGGAAGGGTCGAGAGGAGAACCTGAAAAATTTCAAAAATTCAAAAAAGGAATAGGGTTGTTGCTGAAGGATTTTCCGGACGTTCCATTTATACCGGTTTACATGCAAGGGTTAGGAAAATCGCTACCTAAAGGAGATACGGTTTTAGTTCCTCATGATTCTACTATACTTTTCGGACGACCACATTTTGTTAAATCGCAAAATGTAGATGAAATAGTTTTGCAAATTGAAGAAGCCATTAAATCAATGGAGCCAAAGCTTAACTAA
- a CDS encoding phosphatidate cytidylyltransferase encodes MFKLNKFYETYDLLIVIAIIFGVLLFVTLLFYLRGLKTPGGEFKELSARTKSWWVMAALITATTIFNPIVPYICFAFISFITYRELISISKNVRESDRHAIAVSFLSIPVQYYLAYKGYYTLFLVFIPIFMHVLIPFLLVLRGDLVNIARAMAVLPGHLMLTVFSISHMAYLLSLPDLPGVSAGSAGLVLFVVSLTEINDIFQYTWGSLFGRFKMMKKTNIHKTWEGFIGGILLTILAGYWLRFLTPFSEKEAIVISFILAILGFVGDIIGNALKQEMGVTDPNATLSKKGVMIDRIDSLAISAPVFFHIVYQLYYAK; translated from the coding sequence ATGTTTAAGCTAAACAAGTTTTACGAAACCTATGATTTATTGATAGTAATAGCTATCATATTTGGGGTCTTGTTGTTTGTTACATTATTATTCTACTTAAGAGGATTAAAAACACCAGGGGGAGAATTTAAAGAGCTTAGCGCAAGAACCAAATCATGGTGGGTAATGGCGGCCTTAATTACTGCTACTACCATATTTAATCCAATAGTACCGTATATATGTTTTGCTTTTATTTCTTTTATCACCTACCGAGAACTAATCAGTATCAGCAAAAATGTGCGAGAAAGTGATAGACATGCTATTGCAGTATCTTTTCTTTCTATACCGGTTCAATATTATTTAGCATATAAAGGCTACTACACCTTGTTTTTGGTATTTATTCCAATTTTCATGCACGTTCTTATCCCATTTTTATTGGTTTTGCGTGGCGATTTGGTAAATATTGCAAGAGCAATGGCTGTTTTACCAGGACATTTAATGCTTACAGTATTTAGCATAAGCCACATGGCCTATTTGCTGTCTTTGCCTGATTTGCCGGGTGTTTCTGCGGGAAGCGCTGGTTTAGTTTTGTTTGTAGTTTCGTTAACGGAGATAAACGATATTTTTCAATACACTTGGGGAAGTTTATTTGGACGATTTAAAATGATGAAAAAAACAAATATTCATAAAACATGGGAAGGTTTTATTGGGGGCATATTGCTTACCATTTTGGCAGGTTATTGGTTGCGATTCTTGACACCGTTTTCGGAAAAAGAAGCAATTGTTATCAGCTTTATACTTGCCATTCTAGGTTTTGTGGGCGATATTATAGGCAATGCACTTAAACAAGAAATGGGTGTTACAGACCCTAATGCCACTCTTTCGAAAAAAGGAGTAATGATAGATAGAATAGACTCATTGGCTATTTCCGCACCAGTTTTTTTTCATATTGTTTACCAATTGTATTACGCTAAATGA
- a CDS encoding RDD family protein — MITIDIPTTQNVTIQYEVASTKERFIAAMLDLIFVGIFIAILSFMGAIVGIIESELFWVFPILVFIFSSFVQEIIFKGQTFGKKATKIRVMRLDGQRPELFNYMARWAFKLVDVYMSSGAIGVTMIKSSGKGQRLGDVIGDTVLVRLNPTYQPKLDAIANIVDVQKYTPVYPNVSKLSESDILLIKETIDRSIKYKNSAHQYALILLADKVCKLLEIKDKVPSPDTFLKTVIQDFVVITR; from the coding sequence ATGATAACTATAGATATTCCAACTACACAAAATGTAACCATTCAATACGAAGTTGCATCTACTAAAGAACGATTTATTGCAGCAATGCTCGATTTGATTTTTGTTGGCATTTTCATTGCTATTTTAAGCTTTATGGGAGCAATAGTTGGAATAATAGAAAGCGAGCTTTTTTGGGTGTTTCCTATTCTTGTTTTTATATTTTCTTCTTTTGTGCAAGAAATTATTTTTAAAGGACAAACGTTTGGTAAGAAAGCAACAAAAATAAGAGTGATGCGATTGGATGGGCAAAGACCTGAATTGTTTAATTACATGGCAAGGTGGGCGTTTAAGTTGGTAGATGTGTATATGTCGAGCGGTGCAATTGGTGTTACAATGATAAAGTCGAGTGGAAAAGGACAACGTTTGGGTGATGTAATAGGCGACACTGTTTTGGTACGCTTAAATCCTACGTATCAACCTAAGCTGGATGCAATTGCCAATATTGTTGATGTGCAAAAATACACCCCCGTTTATCCCAATGTTAGCAAGTTGTCCGAATCGGATATACTACTTATAAAAGAAACTATAGATCGTTCCATTAAATACAAAAATTCAGCACATCAATATGCTCTTATTTTATTAGCTGATAAGGTTTGTAAGTTACTAGAGATTAAAGATAAAGTTCCCAGTCCTGATACGTTTTTAAAAACAGTAATTCAAGATTTTGTAGTAATTACCAGGTAG
- a CDS encoding stage II sporulation protein M → MKETQFINKNKHKWQEFEKLLTDSNADSDKLSSLFIETTHDLSYARTFYNNRSIKVYINNVAQKIIYELYKHKSKNIFSSIKHFWTDELPQIIVHCRREFIISTFIFLLSVCIGVFCTVYDETFTTNILGSNYVNMTQENIAKGDPMAVYKQPGQVSMFFQITLNNIWVAFITFIGGALLGVGTIASLLANGIMLGTFQYFFIQRGLFIESFSTIWLHGTIEISSIVIAGAAGLVLGKGIAIPETYTRAQSLYIHGVLSLKILAGTIPLFIFAGFIESFITRYSETPLFVKFLLIGLSGAFIIGYYVYFPYKKKKSGFEKTLQFNKIKPFNYTWDFSKIKTTGEIIYETFVFLRIYSSAIIKAILVLSIILIPAFHYTLDETQTIRFNTVISISNTLDELFRDLNFSNPYFMASAIVVAISISSFLHFKFSSLRNRVNNNKMKAIGLIFSNALIISFLCLFIQETSITISLFLLSLYTSCSLFITTGISTEDAPLIERIKKSFSLLTKSISAFIPVFLILFICSIALFMGFQSSLDFLWSRFLNTSVDGDNFVRISRFIHYLLTGATLCFVLLLPSIGFLFIYFSEKERVSATSLLQRIEKLAIHEK, encoded by the coding sequence TTGAAGGAAACCCAATTTATAAACAAAAACAAGCATAAGTGGCAAGAGTTTGAAAAACTTTTGACTGATTCGAATGCCGATTCAGATAAACTGTCTTCTTTATTTATTGAAACTACTCATGATTTATCTTATGCCAGAACCTTTTATAACAACCGCTCTATAAAGGTTTACATAAACAATGTAGCCCAGAAAATAATTTATGAGCTGTACAAACACAAATCAAAGAATATATTTAGTTCTATAAAACATTTTTGGACAGATGAATTGCCTCAAATTATTGTTCACTGTAGAAGAGAGTTTATTATTTCCACTTTTATCTTTTTACTTTCTGTGTGCATAGGTGTTTTTTGTACGGTGTATGATGAAACATTTACTACCAATATTCTTGGTTCAAACTATGTAAATATGACCCAAGAAAACATAGCCAAAGGCGATCCTATGGCAGTGTATAAGCAACCGGGGCAAGTGAGTATGTTTTTTCAAATTACGCTTAATAATATATGGGTAGCTTTTATAACTTTTATTGGAGGTGCTTTGTTGGGTGTTGGTACAATTGCATCGTTATTGGCTAATGGCATTATGCTTGGAACTTTTCAGTATTTCTTTATTCAACGAGGTTTATTTATAGAATCGTTTTCTACTATTTGGCTGCATGGAACAATCGAAATTTCTTCTATTGTTATTGCAGGTGCTGCCGGGCTTGTGCTTGGGAAGGGAATTGCTATTCCCGAAACCTACACTCGAGCTCAATCTTTATACATACACGGAGTATTGAGCTTAAAAATTTTAGCAGGAACAATTCCTCTTTTTATTTTTGCAGGCTTTATAGAAAGTTTTATTACACGTTACAGCGAAACTCCTCTGTTTGTAAAGTTCTTGTTAATAGGGTTGTCAGGAGCTTTTATAATAGGTTACTACGTATATTTTCCTTACAAAAAAAAGAAATCTGGTTTTGAAAAAACACTACAATTCAATAAAATAAAACCATTCAACTATACTTGGGATTTTTCCAAAATTAAAACCACAGGCGAAATTATATACGAAACATTCGTTTTTTTGCGCATATACAGCTCTGCTATTATAAAAGCTATTTTAGTACTTAGTATAATATTAATACCTGCCTTTCATTATACACTTGATGAAACACAAACTATAAGATTCAATACTGTAATAAGCATAAGCAATACACTAGATGAGCTTTTTAGAGATTTGAATTTTAGCAATCCATACTTTATGGCATCGGCAATTGTTGTTGCTATTTCGATAAGTTCATTTTTGCATTTTAAATTTTCGTCATTACGAAATAGGGTAAATAACAACAAAATGAAAGCAATTGGGCTAATTTTTTCAAACGCACTGATTATTTCATTTTTATGTTTATTTATTCAAGAAACAAGCATAACTATTTCTCTTTTTTTATTATCACTTTATACCTCTTGCAGTTTGTTTATTACAACCGGAATTTCTACCGAAGATGCTCCGTTAATTGAGAGGATAAAGAAATCATTTTCGTTGCTCACTAAATCTATCTCTGCTTTCATTCCAGTTTTTTTAATACTTTTTATATGCAGTATAGCTTTATTTATGGGATTTCAAAGTAGTTTAGATTTTTTATGGTCAAGATTTTTAAATACAAGTGTAGATGGAGACAACTTTGTTAGAATAAGCCGATTCATCCACTACTTGCTTACGGGAGCTACCCTATGTTTTGTTCTATTGCTGCCAAGTATTGGTTTTTTATTTATTTATTTTTCAGAAAAAGAAAGAGTGTCTGCTACTAGCCTATTGCAACGAATTGAAAAACTAGCAATACATGAAAAATAG